The Humulus lupulus chromosome 4, drHumLupu1.1, whole genome shotgun sequence genome has a window encoding:
- the LOC133830023 gene encoding 11-beta-hydroxysteroid dehydrogenase-like 3, with product MADWIHSWLNIAFPLIIIFLHLLILPIYIPFKLLTSLKRSITSQENVARKVVLITGAAQGIGQQLAYEYARRGAFLALVDIKDNLEEVLRTAGKLGSPDVISIVADVSKVEDCKRFIDEAVRHFGRLDHLVNNAGTVVLSNFEDINQISDHQSVMDVNFWGTVNSIHFGIPHLKRTKGKIVVISSICGRYPVPLVSIYNASKAALISFCESLRIELGSTIGITVVTPGLIRTKMTREQDLKLRSIMPEESAEGCAKAIVRSVCRGESYLMEPRWFWWLFPAKMMFPELLDCCTRFLIKSIHQNSSKKMN from the exons TTGCATTTCCTCTTATAATCATATTTCTACATTTGTTGATCCTACCAATATATATTCCATTCAAGCTTCTAACATCTTTAAAAAGATCCATAACTAGTCAAGAAAACGTGGCTAGAAAAGTAGTTCTCATTACCGGAGCAGCTCAAGGCATTGgacag CAACTTGCTTATGAGTATGCTAGAAGAGGAGCTTTTTTGGCCCTAGTTGACATTAAAGACAATCTTGAAGAAGTTTTAAGAACAGCTGGTAAATTAGGATCCCCAGATGTTATATCTATTGTTGCAGATGTTTCTAAGGTAGAAGACTGTAAGAGGTTTATAGATGAAGCAGTTCGTCACTTTGGCCGAT TGGATCATCTGGTGAACAATGCTgggacagtagtactgagcaacTTTGAGGACATCAACCAGATTTCTGATCACCAATCGGTTATG GACGTTAATTTCTGGGGTACAGTCAACAGCATCCACTTTGGAATTCCACACTTGAAAAGAACCAAAGGGAAGATAGTAGTGATTTCCTCAATCTGTGGACGGTACCCTGTTCCATTAGTGTCCATCTATAAC GCAAGCAAGGCAGCACTGATAAGCTTTTGTGAGTCGCTTAGAATTgaacttggttcaaccattggcATAACAGTTGTCACACCAGGGCTAATTCGGACCAAAATGACACGTGAACAG GACCTAAAATTGAGGTCAATAATGCCAGAAGAGTCAGCTGAGGGATGTGCGAAGGCCATAGTGAGAAGTGTGTGCAGAGGAGAGTCGTACTTGATGGAGCCGAGGTGGTTCTGGTGGCTGTTTCCGGCAAAAATGATGTTTCCTGAGCTCCTGGACTGTTGCACCCGTTTTCTTATCAAATCAATTcaccaaaactcttccaagaAAATGAATTGA
- the LOC133831921 gene encoding uncharacterized protein LOC133831921, whose translation MIKHKFTDIKTKYTAADIVRDLKHDHEVQVKYSKAWRSREKAIEKGRGKAAESYAELPSYLYMLHHTNIGSYIELKADEDGKFLYVFVALTASIKGWNYCVPVVIVDGTFLKSAYGGTLLVAATQDAEGRIFPLAFCVVDSENDDSWEWFFENFKKAYGVRECMSIVSDRHESIIKATNTVYPKVPHGACTFHLLKNMESKFKKNSKKFKDTFFAAANAYTAKKFEYHMRELDRIDNRLQPYLQNIGYGDGQEFTHHTIDTQT comes from the coding sequence ATGATCAAGCACAAGTTCACAGACATCAAAACAAAGTACACAGCTGCAGATATTGTTAGGGACTTGAAACATGATCATGAAGTGCAAGTCAAATACAGCAAAGCTTGGAGGTCTAGAGAAAAAGCTATTGAAAAAGGGAGAGGAAAAGCAGCTGAATCTTATGCAGAATTGCCTAGTTATTTGTATATGTTGCATCACACAAATATAGGATCATATATTGAACTTAAAGCAGATGAAGATGGCAagtttttatatgtttttgtagCATTGACCGCTTCAATTAAAGGCTGGAACTATTGCGTACCTGTTGTAATAGTTGATGGGACTTTTTTAAAATCAGCATATGGAGGGACATTATTGGTTGCAGCCACTCAAGATGCAGAAGGTAGAATCTTCCCCCTAGCATTTTGTGTAGTTGATTCAGAGAATGATGATTCTTGGGAGTGGTTCTTTGAGAATTTCAAGAAAGCTTATGGTGTAAGAGAATGCATGAGCATCGTATCTGATCGGCATGAAAGCATCATAAAAGCAACCAACACAGTGTACCCAAAAGTACCACATGGGGCTTGCACCTTCCATCTGCTAAAAAACATGGAAAGCAAGTTCAAGAAGAACTCAAAAAAGTTCAAGGATACATTTTTCGCAGCTGCAAATGCATACACTGCCAAAAAGTTTGAGTACCACATGAGAGAACTTGATAGGATTGACAACAGGCTACAACCTTACCTACAAAATATTGGCTACGGCGATGGGCAAGAGTTCACTCACCACACAATAGATACTCAAACATGA